GAAGTCCTGGCTCAATTAAAAACCGGAAAAAGCTTTGAAGCGCTGGCCAAGGAGTACTCCGAAGACTCTTCAGCATCACAAGGAGGAAAAATCGGCAAGATCGCCTGGGGCCAAACAGTAAAACCTTTTGAGGCTGCCGCCTTTGCCCTCAAGGTGGGCGAAACAAGCGATGTGGTCAAAAGCCGTTTCGGCTTTCATATAATCAGGGTTGATGCAATCGAAATGCCCTCGGTAAAAAAACTCGAAGATGTCCGGGGTGCTATCGAAGCGACCCTGAAAAAAGATAAGGCAAAAAACCTGACCTTCAAAAAAGCCAATGAGGCGTATGAAAAGCTGATCCTTTCCGGGAGCATTGATAAATATGCCCAGGCGGAAAAGACTGCAATCAAGGAAACCGATTTTTTCTCGCGGCAGAATCCACCCAAGGGGCCGGCAGGCGACATGGTCATTGTCAATGCCGCCTTTCAGTTGAAAAAAGGCGAGTTGAGCTCGCTTATTGAAGGAACGAACGGTTACTTCATCCTCTTTGCCGAAGACAGCAAGGAGTCTGCCGTCCCTGCCCTTGAAACCGTGAAGAAAGAAGTTGAAAAAGCCTATAGCAGCGACCGTGCAAAAGAGCTCGCCAAAGAGGCGGCGGCAAACGTTCTCGCCAAACTCAAAGATAATGGCGACATTGCAACCCTTGCCAAGGAAACGGCGGCGAAACTGAACAGTTCGGAATTTGTTTCCCGCACCAACCTTACAAGCCCTGATGTTCCCACACCGGTGATCAATGCAGCGCTCGACCTCTGGGAACAGCAACCCTTGCCCGAAGAGATTATTGCCGCCGGCGACTCATTCTATGTCGTTAGCTTCAAAGAGAAAAAAGCTGCAGACCCCCAAGTAATCGCGGAAAAGGAAAAAGAGATTGCCGATGCTCTCAAGAAAGAAAACGAGGCAAGACTTTTCACCGCCTGGCTTGAATTCCTCCGTTCCCGTTCAGAAATAACCATCAACGAGCAGCTGTTATAGAAAAATCAGTGACGAGTGACGAGTGACGAGTGACGAGTGACGAGTGACGAGTGACGAGTGACGAGTGACGAGTGACGAAAAAATACTTCACATCGTAAAACGATTCACTATTTACTTGTCACTATTTACTGTTTCCACCCTTTCCCCATAAAGGATCCTGGCCGAACCGGTCAAACCACCACTCCTCCGCATTCTGAGATTCGCCCTCCTCTACAACTAATGGACATCGATACTGCGAGCAGTATTCAATAAGCAGCTGATAGGCCTCGGTGATTTCCTGCATTTTTTGTGTATCCGCCGTTCCCTCAGGAGATGTATCGGGATGATGCTTTTTGGAAAGCCGCCGGAAAGCGGCCTTTATCTCCTTGATACTGGCGTGCCCTTCAAACCCCAGCAAGCCGGCGGCCCTGGCAATATCATGACGCTTGGCGCTGCTCACTTACCACCAGCCTGGTCCTGAGGCGCCTTTTTCCAGCTTTTTTCCTGGTGATTCAGCAAACGTCTGATATTTTCATGGTGCTTTACCCAGATCAGTGCAGCGATGAGCGCCGCAAGAATCATATGGTCGGCGCTTCCCCCGAGAATCCAGATTAAAAGCGGAATTGCTGCGGAAGCAACCAACGATCCCAACGACACATATCCCCAGATCGCCACCACAAAAACAAAAACAACCAGGTCCCCAAGAATGGCCAGGGGCTCAAGGTAGAGAAAGACCCCCAGGGCGGTGGCCACCCCTTTCCCCCCCCGGAAACGGAGATAGACGGGATACAGGTGCCCGAGAAACGCTGCAAAACCACAGGCAGGAACGATAATGTCCAACAGTTGATGATCACGAAAAAAATGGGCGGCAAGCACCATGGGGAGCACGCCTTTGGCAATATCTCCCATAAGTGTCAACAGGCCGAGCTTTTTGCCGAGCAGCCGGCTGACATTAGTTGCGCCGATATTGCCGCTGCCGGATTTTCTGACATCAACGCCTGAGAGTTTGCCAAGGACAAGCCCCCATGGAATGGAGCCGACAAGATACGATATGAGGATAATTACCGGGATCATTATTATTAAACCTTTTCTGAAAGTCCACACTCAACTTTCCGGCGTTCGTTGTCAGATTGTAATTACAAGACAATAATTTTGAAGTCAGAAGTCAGGAGGCAGAATTCAGAAAAAAACAAAAATCAGTTATTCTGGCTCCTGACTCCTGACTCCTGACTCCTAGAGTCCTAGAAGATATAATATATCCAGAAAGTTGAGGTAGTCATTTTAGCATTATTTTTCTGGATTCACTCTCTTTTTCCCTTGATGAATCCGGTCTTCAACAAAAAAACACACCTTCTTGATTTAAGTCAAAGGAGAATGCATAGTTTGTTGATAGGATGGAGCCATAAACAAGACAACTTCTTTTACTCAATACACGGAGGGCGGCCATGCAATGCCCCGGACAGGACAGCAGATACTGGGATTCGGAAGCCATCTTTGAAGGAAAATGCACCAAGTGCAACGAGATTGTTGAGTTCTTCAAAGACGATAACAGCCGGAAGTGTAAAAATTGCGGCACGAAAGTCCTGAACCCGCGAATAGATTTTGGTTGCGCAACTTATTGCCCTTACGCAGAACAATGCCTGGGCTCCCTGCCGCCTGAACTGCTTGCCATGAAAAAAGACCTGCTCAAAGACCGGGTGGCCATTGAAATGAAACGGTATTTTGACGGCGACTTCAAACGGATCGGGCATGCTACAAGGGTAGCCCGCCACGCCGGGGCAATCAACAAGATCGAACAGGGAAATCCCGCGGTTATCCTGAACGCCGCATATCTGCACGATATCGGCATCAAGGAGGCCGAGCACAAATTCAACAGCGCCTCCCCCCGTTATCAGCATCAGGAAGGGCCGCCGGTTGCCAGGGAAATCCTCGCAAAACTCGGCGCCGACCAGGAGGTAATCGATGAGGTCTGCGACATCATCGGCCATCACCATCATCCCAGGGAAAACGAAACACTCAATTTCAAGGTCCTGTATGATGCCGACCTCATTGCAAACCTTGAAGACAAACATAAAGAATCCCCGATCACCGGGGAACGATGCCAGGAAATCATTAACAAATCATTCCTGACCGGTGGCGGCAAACAGGTTGCACAAGAAGTTTTTGCTCAAATGTTGATGAAACCTTAACAGGGCCTGATACATTCAACATTTTACAGGCGCAAGAGCTTTCCGGATGTCAGACAACAAAACGGTCTGACGATTGACACGTGCTTTTTACGATGCCGACAATTACTTTCTGAAAAATTTAGACGGGAGACCCAATGAAAATTAACCGGGAAATTATCGAAATCGACCAGGAACTCTGCAACGGCTGCGGCCAATGTGTACCTGATTGCGCCGAAGGGGCATTACAAATAATTGACGGCAAGGCCAAGCTTATTGCTGAAAAATATTGTGACGGGCTTGGCGCCTGCCTCAAAGGATGCCCCACCGGTGCATTAAAGGTCGTCGTGCGGGTGGCTGATGATTTTGATGAGGCCGCGGTTGAGGAACTCCTGAAACAACAAAAGGCGGCAGAAAAACCATTGACTCCCGCCCCTTCCGGCTGCCCTTCGATGAAACTCCAGAGCTTTGGGGCCGTCACCCCATGTCAGGCGGCAAACAAACCGATTTCCCTTACAGGAGCGGGAAGCCCCCTTCAGGAAGCAACTTCCGCCCTGGCGCACTGGCCGGTGAAAATCCGCCTGGTTCCGCCCACCGCGCCGTTTCTTAAAAATGCCGATCTGCTGATTGCCGCAGACTGCATGCCCCAGGCCTATGCAAATTTTCACCGCGATTTTCTTGCCGGCCGGGCCCTGATGTCCGGGTGTCCGAAATTCGACGAGGTTGAAAGTTATATTGCCAAATTCACCGAAGTATTCAATACGGCGGATATCAAGAGCGTCACAGTGGCCATCATGGAGGTGCCCTGTTGCGCCGGCATGAAAAAAATCGTCGGCGAAGCCCTGAAGCGATCCGGGAAAAACATCAAAACCGAGGTCGCGGTTGTCAGCACCCGTGGGGAAATTATTCGACGGGAACCACTTGTAGTATAACTTCACCGCGGCTCTCAGAGATGAAGCATCCCCTGGTTGATCAGGGTTACTCTATACATGAAAATTTAATTTGTATTGCCGCAGCCGATATTATACCATATAAGGGTTGACGACTTGTTCGCCCGCATTTCTCACGAACATTTCAGCATTCCGAGGGGATGGCCCGTTAATCATGGGTTACAAGATGGTTAGTAGATAATTGGCAAGAACCGAGTGTGAAAAATGCGGGCTAGAACCAACTCCGACATGCAACTATGACCTATATTAAACATATCAGCCCAGGAAGACGCTTTGCCGGCGTGTTCCTGCTTTTTCTCCTTGCTCTTTTCTCCGCAGATCATGCTTTTGCCGGAAAAAAAATGCCGCCATTCGCCCTTCCTTCGGTCCTGGACGGAAGCACCATTGATGCGAGTTCCTTCAGCGGCAAGGTGTTGTTGATTAATTTTTTTGCGACCTGGTGCCCGCCATGCCAACGGGAAATTCCCAAACTTATAGAGCTCCAGAATAACTATGGGGGGGAAACCTTCACCGTCATCGGGATTTCAACCGATGACAGCACCAGGAAATTCGTGAAAAAATTCATCAATAAAAGAAAAATCAACTATCCGGTGATAATGGCAGATGACACCGTTGTTAAAGATTTCGGCGATTTCGTTGAAATCCCGGTCTCCTTCCTGGTAGACCGGAAAGGAAACATCGTCAAGAAATACCTTGGCTACGTGCCGCAATCCATCCTCGAACCAGACATTCTCGAACTCCTCCCGCAGGCAAAATAGCTTTGCCCATATGAGCTAAATCGCTGACGATTGTCAGCCAACAAGACGGTCTGACGATTGACAGACTCTCGCGTTTTTCGAAGTCTCGTGAATTTTATGCCCCCTTACGGGGTACTCACTTATATCTACGAGACAGACAAATATTCAGGCAGGAAACATCCCAATATTTATGAGTATCCACATTTTTAAGGGTGGAGTAAGCGGAAGATA
The Pseudomonadota bacterium genome window above contains:
- a CDS encoding HD domain-containing protein, whose product is MQCPGQDSRYWDSEAIFEGKCTKCNEIVEFFKDDNSRKCKNCGTKVLNPRIDFGCATYCPYAEQCLGSLPPELLAMKKDLLKDRVAIEMKRYFDGDFKRIGHATRVARHAGAINKIEQGNPAVILNAAYLHDIGIKEAEHKFNSASPRYQHQEGPPVAREILAKLGADQEVIDEVCDIIGHHHHPRENETLNFKVLYDADLIANLEDKHKESPITGERCQEIINKSFLTGGGKQVAQEVFAQMLMKP
- the plsY gene encoding glycerol-3-phosphate 1-O-acyltransferase PlsY; the protein is MIPVIILISYLVGSIPWGLVLGKLSGVDVRKSGSGNIGATNVSRLLGKKLGLLTLMGDIAKGVLPMVLAAHFFRDHQLLDIIVPACGFAAFLGHLYPVYLRFRGGKGVATALGVFLYLEPLAILGDLVVFVFVVAIWGYVSLGSLVASAAIPLLIWILGGSADHMILAALIAALIWVKHHENIRRLLNHQEKSWKKAPQDQAGGK
- a CDS encoding TlpA family protein disulfide reductase, with translation MTYIKHISPGRRFAGVFLLFLLALFSADHAFAGKKMPPFALPSVLDGSTIDASSFSGKVLLINFFATWCPPCQREIPKLIELQNNYGGETFTVIGISTDDSTRKFVKKFINKRKINYPVIMADDTVVKDFGDFVEIPVSFLVDRKGNIVKKYLGYVPQSILEPDILELLPQAK
- a CDS encoding J domain-containing protein, with amino-acid sequence MSSAKRHDIARAAGLLGFEGHASIKEIKAAFRRLSKKHHPDTSPEGTADTQKMQEITEAYQLLIEYCSQYRCPLVVEEGESQNAEEWWFDRFGQDPLWGKGGNSK
- a CDS encoding 4Fe-4S binding protein — protein: MKINREIIEIDQELCNGCGQCVPDCAEGALQIIDGKAKLIAEKYCDGLGACLKGCPTGALKVVVRVADDFDEAAVEELLKQQKAAEKPLTPAPSGCPSMKLQSFGAVTPCQAANKPISLTGAGSPLQEATSALAHWPVKIRLVPPTAPFLKNADLLIAADCMPQAYANFHRDFLAGRALMSGCPKFDEVESYIAKFTEVFNTADIKSVTVAIMEVPCCAGMKKIVGEALKRSGKNIKTEVAVVSTRGEIIRREPLVV
- a CDS encoding SurA N-terminal domain-containing protein, with translation MLDLMRRKAQSPYLQATVVIIILVFIFWGVGTNQGNGPNIVASVNGDNISFEEYKRTYDRAYNQMREQFGGNIPASLLENLDIKNQVVEQLIQQALVHQGAQEMNILISKRELQDKILEMEAFKNQDRFDIKLYKEILAGSKMTEADFEASLRYDLLTTKVIATLSRFSSLAPGDVETRIAYDNEEIKFQYLKFNAEDFKKKVTVSDTDLAAYFGKNKDAYKTQPQLKIKYLSFLFEDDKDSIALSNEEISAYYNNNLDSYASPEMRDTRHILIKTAENASAEQVNAKRQQAEEVLAQLKTGKSFEALAKEYSEDSSASQGGKIGKIAWGQTVKPFEAAAFALKVGETSDVVKSRFGFHIIRVDAIEMPSVKKLEDVRGAIEATLKKDKAKNLTFKKANEAYEKLILSGSIDKYAQAEKTAIKETDFFSRQNPPKGPAGDMVIVNAAFQLKKGELSSLIEGTNGYFILFAEDSKESAVPALETVKKEVEKAYSSDRAKELAKEAAANVLAKLKDNGDIATLAKETAAKLNSSEFVSRTNLTSPDVPTPVINAALDLWEQQPLPEEIIAAGDSFYVVSFKEKKAADPQVIAEKEKEIADALKKENEARLFTAWLEFLRSRSEITINEQLL